From Quercus robur chromosome 8, dhQueRobu3.1, whole genome shotgun sequence:
ATTTGATGTTTCGGCTTCTGATTTTTATCTGCTATCAAATTTTGCTCTTCAAAACAATAGTAACTCACCAGTGATTGAGGAATTCTTACTTACTATCAATGGAAGCAAGTTCAGCATCCACTTCACTCCTCATAAGAACTCCTTTGCTTTCGTTAGCGCCGTAGAAGTCTTTCTTGCCCCACCAAACTTCACTACTTATGGTTTCCCTCATGTTACTCCTATGGGGGAAAACGGTAGTTACTATGGTGTAGCATCTCAGGTTTTTCATACAATTCACAGGGTCAATGTTGGAGGTCCAAAGACTAATGACACACTGTGGAGGAATTGGATACCTGATGATGAGTATCTACTTTCTGCAGGATCTGCAAAAACATGTGCTACTTATAATGGTACGCTTCTCTATGATAATCCTGGAGGAACTAATTATAGTGCCCCGGATCTTGTCTACAAGACTTGCAAAGAATTGAATCCCACTGACAACATGGGATCAAATTCTTCTAACATAAGTTGGCAATTTGGTGTGAGTAAGAGATCCAGGCATATGGTTAGGCTTCACTTTTGTGATATCATTGGCAAAGACCCTTATTTACTCAAGTTCAATCTCTATATTTATAGCAATTTCAGTCAGAAGATAAATCCTTACGATGAAACTGATAAGGTGGCAGCTCCATTTTACTGTGACTTTGTGGTTGATTCAGATGATTCAGGATATATGAACATGAGTGTCGGGCCTAGGGAAGATTCTATAACTAAAACTGCCTATCTAAATGGGGTGGAGATAATGGAATTTATTAAAGAATCAGACTTTGTCCATATTCCAGGCGATCAAAAGAAACTAATTTTTGTTGTGGTAGGTACAGTTTGTGGTGTGACCTTCGTTTTCATTTTGGCACTGCTGTTCTTGTTAAAACGCATGAGAGCAAAGCATGTGGATGGGGTGGGTTCAAAGCCAGAGGTTCATCTTGGAAAAGGATCGACGAATGCCTCCCTCGTTCGtaatttaaatttgaagttGAAGATGCCTCTTCTTGAAGTACAAGGTGCTACTCATAACTTTGATTCCAAACGGTTGGTAGGTGAGGGTGGATTTGGGAAAGTTTATGAAGGAAGTCTTCAGAATGGCATGAAAGTGGCTGTGAAGCGAAGTGATTCAAAGCATGGCCAGGGCCTTCCAGAATTCACAACAGAAATCTTGGTTTTATCCAGAATTCGCCATCGCCATCTTGTTTCCTTGATTGGATATTGTGATGAAGGGCCTGAGATGATACTGGTGTGTGAATTTATGGAAAAGGGAAGCCTGAGAGAACATTTGTATGATTCCAATGAGAACTCTTCTCAGAGATCAGCTAAAAGGCCCACATTGACCTGGAAGCAAAGGCTTGAGATTTGTATTGGTGCAGCAAAAGGCCTTCATTACCTTCACACTTGCTTACATGGGGGAATCATCCACCGTGATGTTAAGTCAACAAACATATTGTTGAATGAACATTATGTTGCAAAAGTTGCAGATTTTGGCCTTTCAAGATCCGGTCCTGATGATCCAGAACATTTCAGTGTTGGCATAAAAGGTAGCTTTGGTTATGTGGATCCTGAATATTTTAGGTCCTTTCAGTTCACAGACAAGTCTGATGTCTACTCCTTTGGTGTAGTACTTCTTGAAGTGCTTTGTGCCAGACCTGCTATTCTTGACTCACCGAAGAGGGAGGAGGTGAACTTAGCTGAATGGGGGATGTTATGGCAAAAGAAAGGAGGACAACTTGAAAAGATTATGGACCCGCTTTTAGTGGGAGACATTAACCCTGATTCATTGAGAAAATTTGGTGAAACAGCTGTGGGATGTTTGAAGGAAAATGGAGCTGAAAGGCCTACTATGCTTGATGTGCTGTGGGACTTGGAATATGCATTGCAGCTTCAAAAAACTGCAGTGCAAGGAGTACCACATGGGGACAGCACAACAAATGCGATTTTGGGATTGCATTTGACTCAAAATTTGGGTTTGCTTCCTGATATCTTCCTTGATGAGGGAGGTGTTGAATGTAATGAAGAGCCCTTAAGAGGGGATAATGGTTCGGATGTAAGTGGAGTTTTCTCTCAAATAGAGATTGATGGTGCAAGATGATCGAAAGTTGCTTTGTGTTGAGGTCCAGAAAGTATCTCTTGTAACAGGTGTACCAAGTTACCCATGTAACAATCAATGAATAAACGTCGTGTAATTCAATTTTATACTCTATTATCAAAGTTGGTCCCACTAATTTTTCACATATTATTCACTCATTGAGTTGTCGCACAGAGGgcttgttattttattttgatttttgttcttCCCTGTTAGCTCTAGATGTGTCTTGATGTGCTGCTTTGTTTACTATTTGTGTTGGAGTGTGCAAGTATATATGCAAGTATGTGGCTGAGAAACAAGACCGTTGAGAATAATATCGTTTATGATAAGGATAAAACTGTAATATTAACACTTACCGATGAAAAGGTATAAGGCGACGTTCCAAACCAACCCGTCGGTCTTACTTGTGTCCATTGACAAGTGACGACTGTAGGAGGTCTACGGGTTCACCTCGAAGCTGACGGGAGCACCTTGGGCAAGGAAGATGGAAAGCTTACGCCAATAAGCTGAAGGAGGTATGCGAGACTCTGACGGTTCTGACGTGGCCCTAACTTGGTCTCCACACATGCATgtataaggaaatatcttgtaTCCCACGCTCAGTGCTAATGAAAAGGACTCCTACATGGAATGGGTTTTACAAAATACGCTTATGAAGGCTCTTATAAGGAAAGGACTTCTAAACCGAGGAAGAGATGCCAaccctctactactataaaaaccccaaaaccctcacaaaccaaggtaagCATAATTTACCTCAGCTCTAGCACTCTAGAATTGTgaaaagttctaacttgaccttcggagagtatttggccggcaccactggttattttttcggcatcatcagtttaCTCTATgtttatttcctaaaaaatgGAATTAAAGGGAAATGAGAGGAGAGTCGAGGAGAACCTTCACTATTGGAGATGCACTAACTTTCTTAGTGCCCTTTGGTTCTGATTTTCAGGCTGAGTTCTGATGAGAGCCTTCTACATGTGACTAAAGTGATTCTATTTTTTAGGCGCTTTATGGGCTGTTTCAAACGTGAGgaagtgaagaagaaaaaagagaactaaaattttttttttttttaaaaggatctTTTTGCATTAGTGGTAAAAACAGCATTGCCAAACCAGTGCTTGAGATAGAGCCTTGGCATGCGCTGAGACTAATACGTTTGCTACACTTATACAAGAGCATTCCGCTGGATGTATGttctgaaaaaataaaaaataaaaatcaatggaGATCATCTTGAATCATTATTTGGGATTCCATGTaacattgttttcttttcttttttaagagatTATGTCTAGGTGATTGCTAGATGAACTAGAAAGTACACCATGCAACAGTTATATGCATTATTATTCTCACTGAATCTACAGGTGATTTACAATTAAACACCCCAAATATGAGAATATACATGTATACCTCTTTGATAAAATGGCTActattcatttctttatttcatttactaaaaaatcaaaagctactaattcatttctttatttcatttataaaataggggagagagagagagagagaccaggTTGTTAATTCTTGGGTTGATTGAAACTATATATATCCTACAATAAACTATAGATTATTCAGAAtaagttataaattataattttttgcaaataaattttaataccCTAAATTGAGAGATTAGTGTCAAATTGAAATCTTAGTGCTTGTTGAATTGTAAATCCTATCCCACCCCAATTTACTAATCTGTAAGTTTTTACCTTAAtaggatgaaaagaaaaataaacattacaaaTCAATCTCAAATTTAGgtacaaaaatttatagtttgAGAGACATTGTAAATAACCCCATTGTTTAAGATAAATATTTGGGGTCACTAGCAATAATGTCAATCAATAAACTGCACCAGTAATTATCAGGCCAAAGGACTGATGAGATGGTTATGATTTCATCAAGGTCGGCTATTTCTTTGCCAAGTTGAACTAAGAAACTGTTGTATTTATGGCAGGTTTTTATTGAGAAGTTAGTTAAGTTGCTTTTAGTATAAAAATGAAAGCGATGGAGGTAAAGATACAATATAGCAAAAATGGTGCCCAACACAACAGTGCTTCCACATGAAGATGAAGGAAGGAAGAAATCATTTCATCCATCAAGGTGCTACGTTCCTCCTCTTTTCCctacttaatttttctttcttttttatttagaaaagtTTCCCCTACTTACTTTGACtctttattcaataaaaaaaataaaaataaaaaaagcatacATTACGACATAACAAGATGCTTCCTAGCAATACTTGCATTTACACTAAATTCATATGCATGGTCAAACAACtataaaaattgatattacCCTTAAAACAATTCATATGCTTTTGACTCAAGATCACTTAATAATTATACATACAATATTACCctttctaaataaaataaaataaacaactaGACAAATCAATATAAATTCAAACCCAATGGCATGGAAACACAAGCTAGttctcaaaattttagaaatcaaGATTTTATTTCAGTTTGATTTCAGAACAAATAGGAGTGCTCTTATGATACTATATTAATTGAAATCCATTTAAGAAAACTTTTacttggaaaataaaatttgagttttttttttttttttttgcctgttAGATTCCAGATATCTCTTCCCTATGTTTTCAAGAACCTCTTTATTGTTTTAAGAATTTGCGTCTGACTAGAACCAGATTAATTTACTCCTTCTCCTTCCACACGGTCTGGTAGATGCAAATAATTGGGGAGACTTTTCTATCCTCGAAATGTCTTGGACTCTTATTCAACATGATGTAGACATATAAATTAACAAAACGCATCCTTCGCATTACGTTAATTACTGTAGTCATGATTAGAACGGAACACCGAACATGTACATTTCAAACGTCAAAGTCAACAATACACTTTCTCCTACACCTCTAATATCATGTGTGTGTTCAATACAAATTATTTCCATCCACCATTAGTTTCCTCCATATATGCTGATAAGGTTCTCTTCCATTCTCCCACTGGAACTAACTAAAAAGCAGCAATTCCTACCAATTTTCCATGGAAAAGTTTCACCTTTTCCCTCTCTTCCTTCTatatttcctttctcttctaCTTTTCTCATCAGCTTACACCCTTCAAAATAAGTACTTCATCAATTGTGGATCAAAGACCGACGTTACTGTCAATGGTAGGAACTTTGTCGGTGACTCGAATTCAAGCTCACTTTCATTCTCTGTTGGACCAAGCTCTACTGTAAGTGACACCAACTCATCAACAAATATTTCTCTTTATCAAACTGCAAGAGTATTCATAAATCAATCTTTATATGAGTTTGATATCATTAACAATGGCACCTACTTTGTACGTATCCATTTCTTTCCTTTCATGTCTGGTAGGACTAATCTGGCTGAAGCTCTATTTGATGTTTCGGCTTCTAGTTTTTCCCTGTTATCAAATGCTTCTCTTAACAACATTAGTACTTCACCAGTGATTAAGGAATTCTTACTCACTATCAATGGAAGCAAGTTCAGCATCCACTTCACTCCGCATAAGAACTCTTTTGCTTTCGTTAGTGCCATAGAAGTCTTTCTTGCTCCACCAAACTTCACAATGGATGGTTTCCCTCATGTTACTCCTATTGGGGAAAATGGTACTTACTATGGTGTACCATCTCAGGTTTTACATACAATTCACAGGGTCAATGTCGGAGGTCCAAAGACTAATGACACACTATGGAGGAATTGGATACCTGATGATGAGTATCTACTTTCTGCAGGATCTGCAAAAACATGTGCTACTCATAATGGTACACTTAACTATGATGTTATCGGAGGAACTAATTATAGTGCCCCGGATCTTGTCTACAAGACTTGCAAAGAATTGAATTTAACTGTCAACAAGGGATCAAATTCTTCTAACATAACTTGGCAATTTGGTGTGAGTAAGAGTTCCAGGCATATGGTTAGGCTGCACTTTTGTGATATCATTAGCAAAGATCCTTATCTTCTCAAGTTCAATCTCTATATTTATAGCTATTTCAGTCAGATGATATATCCTTACGAAAAAACTGATCAGGTGGCAGCTCCATTTTACTGGGACTTTGTGGTTGATTCAGATAATTCAGGATATATGAACATAAGTGTCGGGGCTAGGGAAGATTCTATAACTAAAACTGCCTATCTAAATGGGGTGGAGATCATGGAATTTATTAAACAATCAGACTTTGTCCATATTCCAGTCAATCGAAAGAAACTAATTTTTGTTGTGGTAGGTACAGTTTGTGGTGTGaccttcattttcattttggtagTGCTGTTCTTGTTAAAACGCATGAGAGCAAAGCATGTTGATGGGGTGGGTTCAAAGCCAGAGGTTCATCTTGGAAAAGGATCGACGAATGCCTCCCTCGTTCGtaatttaaatttgaagttGAAGATGCCTCTTCTTGAAGTACAAGGTGCTACTCATAACTTTGATTCCAAACGGTTGGTTGGTGAGGGTGGGTTTGGGAAAGTTTATGAAGGAAGTCTTCAGAATGGCATGAAAGTGGCTGTGAAGCGAAGTGATTCAAAGCATGGCCAGGGCCTTCCAGAATTCAAAACAGAAATCTTGGTTTTATCCAGAATTCGCCATCGCCATCTTGTTTCCTTGATTGGATATTGTGATGAAGGGTCTGAGATGATACTGGTGTATGAATTTATGGAAAAAGGAAGTCTGAGAGAACATTTGTATGATTCCAATGAGAACTCTTCTCAGAGATCAGCTAAAAGGCCCACATTGACCTGGAAGCAAAGGCTTGAGATTTGTATTGGTGCAGCAAAAGGCCTTCATTACCTTCACACTTGCTTACATGGGGGAATCATCCACCGTGATGTTAAGTCAACAAACATATTGTTGAATGAACATTATGTTGCAAAAGTTGCAGATTTTGGCCTTTCAAGATCCGGTCCTGATGATCCAGAACATTTCAGTGTTGGCATAAAAGGTAGCTTTGGTTATGTGGATCCTGAATATTTTAGGTCCTTTCAGTTCACAGACAAGTCTGATGTCTACTCCTTTGGTGTAGTACTTCTTGAAGTGCTTTGTGCCAGACCTGCTATTCTTGACTCACCGAAGAGGGAGGAGGTGAACTTAGCTGAATGGGGGATGTTATGGCAAAAGAAAGGAGGACAACTTGAAAAGATTATGGACCCGCTTTTAGTGGGAGACATTAACCCTGATTCATTGAGAAAATTTGGTGAAACAGCTGTGGGATGTTTGAAGGAAAATGGAGCTGAAAGGCCTACTATGCTTGATGTGCTGTGGGACTTGGAATATGCATTGCAGCTTCAAAAAACTGCAGTGCAAGGAGTACCAAATGGGGATAGCACAACAAATGCGATTTTGGAATTGCATTTGACTCAAAATTTGGGTTTGCTTCCTGAAATCATCCTTGATGAGGGAGGTGTTGAATGTAATGAAGAGCCCTTAAGAGTGGATAATGGTTCGGATATAAGTGGAGTTTTCTCCCAAATAGAGATTGATGGTGCAAGATGATCGAAAGTTGCTTTGTGGTGACAGGTGTACCAAGTTACCCATGTAACAATCAACGAATGAACGTCGTGTAATTCAATTTTATACTCTATTATCAAGGTTGGTCCCAATAATTTTTCACATATTATTCACTCATTGAGTTGTCACACGGAGGGCttggtattttattttgatttttgttcttCCCTGTTAGCTCTAGATATATCTTGATGTGCTGCTTTGTTTACCATCCGTGTTGGAGTGTGCAAGTATATATGCAAGTATGTGGCTGAGAAACAAGACCGTTGAGAATAATATTGTTTACTATATGTTTATTTCCTGAAAAATGGAATTAAAGGGAAATGAGAGGAGAGTTGAGGAGAACCTTCACTATTAGAGATGCACTCATTTTCTCAAAGCCCTTTGGTTCTGATTTTCAGGCTGAGTTCTGATGGGAGCCTTCTACATGTGACTAAAGTGATTCTATTTTTTGGGCGGTTTATGGGCTGTTTCATATGTGAGGAAGTGAAGTagaaaaaagataatttaaaaaaaaaaaaaaaaaaaaaaaaaaaaaaaaaaaaagaggatctTTTTGCATTAGTGGTAAAAACAGCATTGCCAAACCAGCGCTTGAGATAGAGCCTAGGCATGCGCTGAGATTAATACGTTTGCTCTACTTATACATGAGCATTCCGCTGGATGTATtttctgaaaaaataaaaaataaaaatcaatggaGATCCTCTTGAATCATTATTTGGGATTCCATgtaacattgttttttttttttttttaagagattatGTCTAGGCGATTACTAGATGAACTAGAAAGTACATCATGCAACAGTTATATGCATTATTATTCTCACTGAATCTACACGTGATTTACAATTAAACACCCCAAACATGAGAATATACAGGCATACCTCTTTGATAAAATGGCTActattcatttctttatttcatttactaaaaaatcaaaagctacaaattcatttctttatttcatttataaaataggagagagagagagagagagagagagagaggccagATCGTTAATTCTTGGGTTGATTGTAACTATATATATCCTACAATAAACTACAGATTATTTAGAATAAgttctaaattataaatttttgcaaataaattttaataccCTAAATTGAGAGATTCGTGTCAAATTGAAAGATTAGTGCTTGTTGAATTGTAACGCCTATCCCACCCCAATTTACTAATCTGTAATTTTGACCTTACTcggacaaaaaaaatataaacattacaAATCAATCTCAAATTTAGgtacaaaaatttatagtttgAGAGACATTGTAAATAAGCGTTGTTTAAGATAAATATTTGGGGTCACTAGCAATAAAGTCAATCAATAAACTGCACCAGTAATTATCAGGCCAAAGGACTGATGAGATGGTTATGATTTCATCAGGGTCGGCTATTTCTTTGCCAAGTTGAACTAAGAAACTAATATCAAACCTACCTTATAATACACTACTGATATATAGGAAACAACAGCcaacacaacatttttattctctcacttcttcttttcccttatTTCCAGCTTGTGGGCTGAACAGCTGAAGCTCTTGCCACAAACTCAGGATTCGTTTGTGAGGTCCTTGTGGGTGTAAACTATGTCTTTATCACCATCAACCACTTGTCCACTTCCTTTGAGAATCCTGCATATGCCACAAGTATCATGCTTATACCTATGTAGATTCTCCTTGCTAAAACATGTTTCTTGTGATGTTGCATTCTTTACCTTTCGGGAAGTAAGGGGTAAATGAAGTCTATGACTAAAGGCATGTGAAAATAGCAGAGGAAAATAAATTGCTCCAACTATGTGCATTTGgattagcttttttttattagctaATCTACTCATGTGCAACTTTTAAAAAGCCTCACGTTTTGTAGGGATAGCTGTAACTTTCAAAAACTAAGCAGTTTCACATGATAAGATATCAGTTGCTTTATCTGATATTTCCTTCTCCAATAATAAAATGGTATAGAAGAAAAGGTCATGAAGTCAAGACAAGAACCACTAGATGTATGTGTAacttacaaatttaaaaaatgttagctacttattttctttcttggatGAATAATTGTCAGTTACTTTATAATTTACCTCACAGTTCCTTGTAATGCCAGTGGGATATATTTCTGCATTTAATAATACTTTTCACTCAAATTTTATCCGCATGTTATACAGTTGAGTCAAAAAGTGACACCTAATCTTtaagagcaagacttaggtacagtacttagctGCTATTCCTTaggtttcatttttaaaattctgtcaTGCGGATTTTTTTGCTtgggatgaaagtgtattttctaattaaataactacatagctaaattttaagagaggaacctaaggaacagtacataaggtactatacctaagttttgttcaATCTTTAACAACCAAGGCACAGGCAATCCTCAAGTTGTCCCCTCTACATCATGTTATAAGAAAATatgttataatgtttatttCCAAATGAGGCATGATTTCTTTATCTTTACCAATCTTTGCAACACAAACTTTATATTCTCATCAGGGATGCTTCTATAATTTACCAAAGggacaaaaagaaagaattttgatGTCATTAAATATATCAACAGAGATCAGCAGTTCATACCATCGTGTTGTTAACAGTCCTTCAACTCCTACTGGACCCCGAGCATGAATCCGGCTTGTACTTATCCCAACCTAAACAAACCATTAAAGAGAATCAAATACAAGATCAATAACACCAatcaatgtatatataaaagcgAAGACCTCACGTGAGAAAGCATGAGATTCTACTAAGTGACGCATTCTAtacaaaaagaattgaaatattttcaaatgccacatcaaaaataagaacaaattaaatattgactttttatttcatttggttcaatatttcaagacttttctaattaaaatgtaaatattctttgtatcttttggttcaatgttttaAGACTACTCCCTCAAATATACACACAAAATTCTTTGCATTTCAATTAATCATTTTCACCTCTTGCATTtctactcctttatatataCCTACCCATGGCCCTTCATGCCATCCCATGTCACAACAGAacaaaaatgatttcatttacCTTCAATCTTTTGATGATATCTACCTAGCTTATTCATTCTTGTCTCATCTAATCCTACCCCGTATAAGTTGGCTACAACCAAGAAAGGGGGcatgcattttatattgagCGACAATGGTAATTACGATTTTGATGTTAAGGTCAAACGTTGTAGATTTGTGAGTTTTGTAAAGGATGTGATTGATTGTGGGTGTTTGGgatgtgtattttgttttagaagaGAGAGACACAT
This genomic window contains:
- the LOC126697584 gene encoding probable receptor-like protein kinase At5g24010 isoform X3, producing MEKFHIFPLFLLYFLSLLLFSSAYTPRNKYFINCGSKTNVTVNGRNFVGDSNSSSLSFFVGPSSTVSDTNSSTNNSLYQTARIFTNSSLYEFDIIDKGNYYLRIHFFPFVSGRTNLADALFDVSASDFYLLSNFALQNNSNSPVIEEFLLTINGSKFSIHFTPHKNSFAFVSAVEVFLAPPNFTTYGFPHVTPMGENGSYYGVASQVFHTIHRVNVGGPKTNDTLWRNWIPDDEYLLSAGSAKTCATYNGTLLYDNPGGTNYSAPDLVYKTCKELNPTDNMGSNSSNISWQFGVSKRSRHMVRLHFCDIIGKDPYLLKFNLYIYSNFSQKINPYDETDKVAAPFYCDFVVDSDDSGYMNMSVGPREDSITKTAYLNGVEIMEFIKESDFVHIPGDQKKLIFVVVGTVCGVTFIFILVVLFLLKRMRAKHVDGVGSKPEVHLGKGSTNASLVRNLNLKLKMPLLEVQGATHNFDSKRLVGEGGFGKVYEGSLQNGMKVAVKRSDSKHGQGLPEFKTEILVLSRIRHRHLVSLIGYCDEGSEMILVYEFMEKGSLREHLYDSNENSSQRSAKRPTLTWKQRLEICIGAAKGLHYLHTCLHGGIIHRDVKSTNILLNEHYVAKVADFGLSRSGPDDPEHFSVGIKGSFGYVDPEYFRSFQFTDKSDVYSFGVVLLEVLCARPAILDSPKREEVNLAEWGMLWQKKGGQLEKIMDPLLVGDINPDSLRKFGETAVGCLKENGAERPTMLDVLWDLEYALQLQKTAVQGVPNGDSTTNAILELHLTQNLGLLPEIILDEGGVECNEEPLRVDNGSDISGVFSQIEIDGAR
- the LOC126697584 gene encoding probable receptor-like protein kinase At5g24010 isoform X1, whose protein sequence is MEKFHIFPLFLLYFLSLLLFSSAYTPRNKYFINCGSKTNVTVNGRNFVGDSNSSSLSFFVGPSSTVSDTNSSTNNSLYQTARIFTNSSLYEFDIIDKGNYYLRIHFFPFVSGRTNLADALFDVSASDFYLLSNFALQNNSNSPVIEEFLLTINGSKFSIHFTPHKNSFAFVSAVEVFLAPPNFTTYGFPHVTPMGENGSYYGVASQVFHTIHRVNVGGPKTNDTLWRNWIPDDEYLLSAGSAKTCATHNGTLNYDVIGGTNYSAPDLVYKTCKELNLTVNKGSNSSNITWQFGVSKSSRHMVRLHFCDIISKDPYLLKFNLYIYSYFSQMIYPYEKTDQVAAPFYWDFVVDSDNSGYMNISVGAREDSITKTAYLNGVEIMEFIKQSDFVHIPVNRKKLIFVVVGTVCGVTFIFILVVLFLLKRMRAKHVDGVGSKPEVHLGKGSTNASLVRNLNLKLKMPLLEVQGATHNFDSKRLVGEGGFGKVYEGSLQNGMKVAVKRSDSKHGQGLPEFKTEILVLSRIRHRHLVSLIGYCDEGSEMILVYEFMEKGSLREHLYDSNENSSQRSAKRPTLTWKQRLEICIGAAKGLHYLHTCLHGGIIHRDVKSTNILLNEHYVAKVADFGLSRSGPDDPEHFSVGIKGSFGYVDPEYFRSFQFTDKSDVYSFGVVLLEVLCARPAILDSPKREEVNLAEWGMLWQKKGGQLEKIMDPLLVGDINPDSLRKFGETAVGCLKENGAERPTMLDVLWDLEYALQLQKTAVQGVPNGDSTTNAILELHLTQNLGLLPEIILDEGGVECNEEPLRVDNGSDISGVFSQIEIDGAR
- the LOC126697584 gene encoding probable receptor-like protein kinase At5g24010 isoform X2, whose product is MEKFHIFPLFLLYFLSLLLFSSAYTPRNKYFINCGSKTNVTVNGRNFVGDSNSSSLSFFVGPSSTVSDTNSSTNNSLYQTARIFTNSSLYEFDIIDKGNYYLRIHFFPFVSGRTNLADALFDVSASDFYLLSNFALQNNSNSPVIKEFLLTINGSKFSIHFTPHKNSFAFVSAIEVFLAPPNFTMDGFPHVTPIGENGTYYGVPSQVLHTIHRVNVGGPKTNDTLWRNWIPDDEYLLSAGSAKTCATHNGTLNYDVIGGTNYSAPDLVYKTCKELNLTVNKGSNSSNITWQFGVSKSSRHMVRLHFCDIISKDPYLLKFNLYIYSYFSQMIYPYEKTDQVAAPFYWDFVVDSDNSGYMNISVGAREDSITKTAYLNGVEIMEFIKQSDFVHIPVNRKKLIFVVVGTVCGVTFIFILVVLFLLKRMRAKHVDGVGSKPEVHLGKGSTNASLVRNLNLKLKMPLLEVQGATHNFDSKRLVGEGGFGKVYEGSLQNGMKVAVKRSDSKHGQGLPEFKTEILVLSRIRHRHLVSLIGYCDEGSEMILVYEFMEKGSLREHLYDSNENSSQRSAKRPTLTWKQRLEICIGAAKGLHYLHTCLHGGIIHRDVKSTNILLNEHYVAKVADFGLSRSGPDDPEHFSVGIKGSFGYVDPEYFRSFQFTDKSDVYSFGVVLLEVLCARPAILDSPKREEVNLAEWGMLWQKKGGQLEKIMDPLLVGDINPDSLRKFGETAVGCLKENGAERPTMLDVLWDLEYALQLQKTAVQGVPNGDSTTNAILELHLTQNLGLLPEIILDEGGVECNEEPLRVDNGSDISGVFSQIEIDGAR
- the LOC126697584 gene encoding probable receptor-like protein kinase At5g24010 isoform X4, yielding MEKFHIFPLFLLYFLSLLLFSSAYTPRNKYFINCGSKTNVTVNGRNFVGDSNSSSLSFFVGPSSTVSDTNSSTNNSLYQTARIFTNSSLYEFDIIDKGNYYLRIHFFPFVSGRTNLADALFDVSASDFYLLSNFALQNNSNSPVIEEFLLTINGSKFSIHFTPHKNSFAFVSAVEVFLAPPNFTTYGFPHVTPMGENGSYYGVASQVFHTIHRVNVGGPKTNDTLWRNWIPDDEYLLSAGSAKTCATYNGTLLYDNPGGTNYSAPDLVYKTCKELNPTDNMGSNSSNISWQFGVSKRSRHMVRLHFCDIIGKDPYLLKFNLYIYSNFSQKINPYDETDKVAAPFYCDFVVDSDDSGYMNMSVGPREDSITKTAYLNGVEIMEFIKESDFVHIPGDQKKLIFVVVGTVCGVTFVFILALLFLLKRMRAKHVDGVGSKPEVHLGKGSTNASLVRNLNLKLKMPLLEVQGATHNFDSKRLVGEGGFGKVYEGSLQNGMKVAVKRSDSKHGQGLPEFTTEILVLSRIRHRHLVSLIGYCDEGPEMILVCEFMEKGSLREHLYDSNENSSQRSAKRPTLTWKQRLEICIGAAKGLHYLHTCLHGGIIHRDVKSTNILLNEHYVAKVADFGLSRSGPDDPEHFSVGIKGSFGYVDPEYFRSFQFTDKSDVYSFGVVLLEVLCARPAILDSPKREEVNLAEWGMLWQKKGGQLEKIMDPLLVGDINPDSLRKFGETAVGCLKENGAERPTMLDVLWDLEYALQLQKTAVQGVPHGDSTTNAILGLHLTQNLGLLPDIFLDEGGVECNEEPLRGDNGSDVSGVFSQIEIDGAR
- the LOC126697584 gene encoding probable receptor-like protein kinase At5g24010 isoform X5, whose protein sequence is MDGFPHVTPIGENGTYYGVPSQVLHTIHRVNVGGPKTNDTLWRNWIPDDEYLLSAGSAKTCATHNGTLNYDVIGGTNYSAPDLVYKTCKELNLTVNKGSNSSNITWQFGVSKSSRHMVRLHFCDIISKDPYLLKFNLYIYSYFSQMIYPYEKTDQVAAPFYWDFVVDSDNSGYMNISVGAREDSITKTAYLNGVEIMEFIKQSDFVHIPVNRKKLIFVVVGTVCGVTFIFILVVLFLLKRMRAKHVDGVGSKPEVHLGKGSTNASLVRNLNLKLKMPLLEVQGATHNFDSKRLVGEGGFGKVYEGSLQNGMKVAVKRSDSKHGQGLPEFKTEILVLSRIRHRHLVSLIGYCDEGSEMILVYEFMEKGSLREHLYDSNENSSQRSAKRPTLTWKQRLEICIGAAKGLHYLHTCLHGGIIHRDVKSTNILLNEHYVAKVADFGLSRSGPDDPEHFSVGIKGSFGYVDPEYFRSFQFTDKSDVYSFGVVLLEVLCARPAILDSPKREEVNLAEWGMLWQKKGGQLEKIMDPLLVGDINPDSLRKFGETAVGCLKENGAERPTMLDVLWDLEYALQLQKTAVQGVPNGDSTTNAILELHLTQNLGLLPEIILDEGGVECNEEPLRVDNGSDISGVFSQIEIDGAR